In Mycetocola spongiae, the genomic stretch CGGCGCTGCTGATCGCGGGCGAGGCCAATGTGCACCTCACGCTGTGGCTGCGCTCGGTCTCGCATCTGCACCAGGTGGAGGCGCGGCTCGCGCGCCTGCAGCCCTCGCTCCAGGTGGCCGATCGCTCGATCAACTTCTCCACGCCCAAGCGCTTCGGCGCGATCCTGGAGGAGGGTCGCCGAGTGCGCACGGTGCCGGTGCGCATGGCCGGTTAGGCCCCGGGCACGGCGATGCCCATCTCCCCGAGCGAGCGGGCCTCGGGCCCGGCCGGGTCCAGCTCCTTCGCGGCGGTCATGATGATACGGGCGTTTTCCGGCGTGATGATCTCCAGCTCCACGCTATTCCACGGGGTATGCCGCGGGCCGCTCACGCTGCCCGGGCGCACCCGCTCGCAGTTGCGCGCAATCTGTTCACTCTGATCCCGCATACACGCGAAGCTCAGGCTGATCGCGGGCGGCCGCGCGGGGATCTCCCCCGGAATCAGCAGCGCGTCCTGAAACGCCCAGCGCCGCAGATGGGTCAGGCGATCGGGGATCGTAAAGAGGTTAATAAACCCCAGGCCCCGCTCCCAGAAGTCCACGGACTCGGCGAGATTGGCGGTGGGGAGGGTCATAAAGGCGGGCATTCCGTAGATCCCGCGGAAGGGCTCGGGGGCTACGGCCCCGGGTCCGGGGGCGGGCACGGGTCCGATATCAAAGGCATCAAAATAGGTGGTCATGACCCCAGGGTGCCGCCTCACGCCGCGGGAGGGTCAAGCCCGGGAACCGCGGGAGGGTCAGGCCGGGGAATCCGCCGGCTCCCGCTCCACCGCGGGGCGCGGCACCACGGGCAGGGCCGCGGCGGGGGCCAGGGCGATCAGGAAAAATGCCCACTGATAGCCCACCGCGGCGATCAACGCACCGATCACGGGCCCCACAAACGCGGCCGCGAGGAACTGCCCGGTATTTTGTGCGCCCAGTGCGCGGCCCGACCAGTGTGGCCCGGCGAGCTCCGCGACCGAGGTAAACGCGAGCCCGTTATCGGCCACGGCGATGCAGCTCGCGAGCACATAGCTCAGCGCAACCGCCCAGGGCCAGTGCGCGGCCCCCGCGGCCGCCATCACGATCAGCGCCAGGATCCCGGCCACCGCGACCCAGCGCAGCGGGCGCAACCGCGAACCCACCCGGTCGGAGAGCACGCCCACACCAATCCGGCCGAGCGCGCCGAGGAATTGCGCCACGGCAACCAGCACCCCGGCGGCGAGCGCGCCCCAGCCCTGATCGGCCATGAGCCAGACCAGGCCAAAGGTGGTGAGCGTAAACTGCGGCACCACCAGCAGCGCGGATGCGGCATGGATGCGCCAGAGCACCCCGGAGGAGCGATAGGGGTTTGCGGCGGGGGCGCCCTGCGGCGCGGGGCGGGGCGGGCGCGGCGGATCCACGATCACGGCCCAGCACAGCAGCGCGCTTAACGCCACGAGTGCGGCGCACAGCACGAGGGCGGGGGCGAGGGAGCCGCCCGCGATCAGCGCGGGTACAGCGAGCGCCGCGGCGGCCACGCCGAGCGGCTGGCACGTCTGCCGAATCCCCATCGCGAGGCCGCGGCGCTCGCGCGGGAACCAGCCCACCACCACGCGGCCGCTCGCGGAATTGGCCGAGGCGGTGGCGGCCCCGGCGAGCAAAAAGAGGAGGAATAGCGCGGCGAAGCTCGGGGTGGGGGTCCCGGCCACGAGCACCGCCGCCCCGGTGATCAGCGCGGTGGCCGCCATGCCCAGGGTCAGGACCCAGCGCTCCCCGCGGCGATCCACGATCCAGCCCCACAGCACAAGGGTGAGCACCAGCCCGAGGTTGGGGGCCGCCGCGAGCGTACCGGCCTCGATCAGCGAGAATCCGCGCCGGGTATGCAGGAACGGGATAAAAAAGGCGGGCGCGGTGACAACCACGGTGGCCGAGGCCTGGGCGAAGACCCCCACGGCAAGCATGAGCCACGGCCGGGGGATGCGGGCGCTGGAAGTCATACCGCGAGGCTACTGGTGTACCGTGCTGGTATACCAATCGATACCAGGGGGTCCCGTGCTGCCCAGCACCTCGGATCGGGTGCTACAGACGCTGCGCACCCGCATTCTCACGCTTGATCTGCCCCCCGGCGAGCCGCTCAGCGAGCGCGCGCTGGAGGCCACCCTCGGGGCCTCGCGCACGCCGATCCGCGCCGCGCTGTTCCGGCTGGAAGCGGAGGGCCTGGTGCGCCGCGGATCGCGGGCCTGGTCGGTTGCGCCGCTGAGCGAGGACGAGGTACACCACCTGAGCGGGTTTCGCGAGGCCGTGGAATGCGCGGCGGTGCGGCTCGTGGCCGAACGGGTCGCGGCGGGTGAGGATCTGGGCGCGGAACTGGACGCGCTGGAGGCCGAACTGGGGGAGGATATTCCGGCCCCCGCGGCCATCGTGCGCCGCGGCGACCGCTTCCACCTGAGCCTGGCCGCACTCGGCGGCAATCCGTTTCTGCTGGACGCGCTGGAAACCGCGCTGACCCGGCTCTCGCGCGTGCGCTGGGTCGAGGCACAGACGGCCACCCCCACCCAGAGCGCGCGCGAGCATCGCGAGATCATGGCGGCCGTGCGCCGCGGCGATGCCGCGGCCGCCGCGGGCCTGGTCGCGGACCATAGCCGCGGGGTGCGCGAGCGCGTGCTCGCGGGTCTCGGCGGCGAGCGCTCGCGCGGCCTGCGCGTGGAGCGCGGCTAGGCCGACACAACCGGGGGGCGCGTGCGCCTGATCGCGAGCGATACCACCGCCGCCACGATGCAGAGCGCGGCGGCCCCAAACCAGGCGAGGGTATATTCTCCCGAGACATCGCGCACGATTCCCGCGATCGTGGCCGCGGCCGCCGCCCCGATCTGGTGCGCGGCGAAGACCCAGCCGAAGACCACGGGGCCGTCCTCCCCAAAGACCTCGCGGCAGAGCGCCACGGTGGGCGGCACGGTCGCGACCCAGTCCAGCCCGTAGATCACAATGAAGACGATCATCGGCGGGTGCACACTCTCCGAGAGCAGGAACGGGAGGATCGCGAGGCCCACGCCGCGGCCCGCATAATAGGCACCGAGCAGGATTCTTGGGTTCACCCGATCGGTCAGCCAGCCCGAGGCGATTGTGCCGATTATGTCAAAGATGCCCACGATCGCGAGCAGCCCCGCGGCGGTGGTCTGTGGCATGCCGTGATCATGGGCGCTCGGAATAAAATGGGTGCCCACGAGGCCGTTGGTGGTGGCGCCGCAGATCGCAAACCCCGCGGCGAGGGCCCAGAAGGTGCGGGTACGGGCGGCCCGGGCGAGGGTGCGCAGCGCGTTGGCCGCGGGGTTTCCGCGGGGACGCTCCGGCGGGGTCCACCCCGCGGGCGCGCCGAGCGGGGCGAGGCCCAGGTCGGCGGGGCTGGAGCGCAGGAATCCGATCACGAGGGGGATCACGGCGAGGGCCGCGAGGGTGACCACGAGGGTGGCGAGCCGCCAGCCCGCATCGGTGGCGATCGCGGCCACGAGGGGAAGGAATACCAGTTGCCCGGCCGCTCCCCCGGCCGAGAGGATACCCATGACCAGCCCGCGGTGACTGATAAACCAGGCATTGGCGATCGTGGCACCAAAAACGAGGGCCATCGATCCGGTGCCCACCCCGATCAGCAGGCCCCAGGTGAGCATGAGCATCCACGGTTCGGTGGCAAAGATGCTGCCTCCCGCGCCGAGGGCGATCAGGAGCAGCGCCGCGACGGTCACGCGGCGCACGCCAAAGCGCGCCATCAGGGCGGCGGCAAACGGGGCCATCAGCCCGTAGAGCAGCAGGTTGATCGTGACCGCGCCGGAGATCTCCCCGCGGGACCAGCCGAACTCGTCCTCGAGGGGCAGCATCAGGGCGCTCGGGGCGGCGCGGAAACTCGCGGCGGCGAGCAGGGCGATAAAGGCAACGGCGGCCACGGTCCAGGCCGGGTGGAACCGGCGGGCGGGGGCCTCGGGGTGCGGGGTCATGCACTCCTCATTTCGGTGGGTGGGGGACGGAGTTTCACGGGAAACTCCGAGCTGGCTTTCTTTAAGATAGTGCAGTTTCGGGGGTAAGGTGGCCATTATGGCCCTGCGTTCCGACCTCTCCGCGAAGGCGTGCTCGATTGCACGCGGCGCGGATGTGCTCGCCGATCCCTGGATTCTCCTGCTGCTGCGCGAACTCTTCCGCGGCACCCACCGCTTTGATGCGCTGGTGACGGCCACGGGCTGCTCGGATTCCGTCACGGCCAAGCGCCTCACCACACTGCGGGAGGCCGGCCTCGTGATCCGGGTCCCCTATCGCGAGGGCGGCCGCGAACGCCACGAATACCGCCTCACCGCGGCGGGCGCCGATACCCTGCCGATCCTGCACGCACTCTCCCGCTGGGGCGCCCGACATACCCCCGATCACGGCACCCTAGATATCAGCTGCGCGCGCTGCGAGACCCGGCCCCCGTCGGCGGACTGGTGCCCCACGTGTGCGCTGCCCCTCACCGCCAATGTTACGATCTGGCGCGCCCCCACCTCCCCCGAGGTCCCGGAGCGGCTCTCGGGGAGCTGACCGGGAATTTTTTGCCATACCCGGGTGCTATACCGGAGGTGAAACGCATCGGATTCCTCTCATTTGGGCACTATCAGGCCATCCCCGGATCGCGCACGCGCACCGCGAGTGACGTGCTGCTGCAATCGATCGAACTGGCCGAGGCCGCCGAGGAGATCGGCATCGACGGCGCCTATTTCCGCGTGCACCACTTCGCGCAGCAGCTCGCCTCACCGTTCCCGCTGCTCGCGGCAATCGGCGCGCGCACCTCGCGCATCGAGATCGGCACGGGCGTGATCGATATGCGCTATGAGAACGCCCTCTATATGGCGGAGGAGGCGGCCGCGGCCGACCTGATCTCGGGCGGCCGGCTGCAGCTCGGCGTGAGCCGGGGATCACCCGAGCCCGCACTCAACGGCGCCCGCTCATTTGGCTATGTGCCGGCCGAGGGCAGCACCGATGCCGATCTGGCCCGCACCAAAACCGAGCTTTTCCGCGCCGCAATCTCCGGCGCGGGCGTGACCGAACCCAATCCGCAGATGACCGGCAACTACGAACCACTCGCGATTCAGCCGCAGTCCCCGGGCCTGGCCGATCGCATCTGGTGGGGCGCGGGAAGCCGCGCGACCGGACGCTGGGCGGCCGAGCAGGGCATGAACCTGATGAGCTCCACGCTGCTGACCGAGGACACCGGCGTGCCCTTCGACGAGCTTCAGGCCGAGCAGATTGCGCTCTATCGCGCGGCCTGGGCCGAGGCCGGCTGGGAGCGCACCCCGCGCGTCTCGATCAGCCGCAGCGTGATCCCGATCACCACCGATGAGGATCGTGCCTATTTTGGTGGCCGCGGGGGCGAGTCCCACGATCAGGTGGGCTATATCGACGGCGGCATCGCGCGCTTCGGCAAGAGCTATACGGGCGAGCCCGATGTGCTCGCGGCGGAACTCGCGGCCGATGCCGCGGTGCAGGCGGCCGATACCGTGCTGCTCACCGTGCCCAATCAGTTGGGCGTTGCTTATTGTGCACATATTCTGGAATCTATAGCTAAGCATGTAGCTCCCTCGCTTGGCTGGAAGCCAAACACAGAGGGCCCCGTCGAGGGAGACGCGATCTAGGCGCGACTCTCTGCCCCGATACACTCGGTCGAGGGCTGGCTAAGACGCACTGAGATCGCAGCCAGGGCGTGCAAAAGAGCCGTTGGAGACCCCGCTTAGGCTGCCGCCTCGTCGAGCCCCGTGATCATCAAGTACAGATCGCGTAGGGAGCCGTCAGACATGTCGATGATCGGCTCATACATGAACGAGTTGATGTGCAGGTTCTCCGGAGTCATCAGCAGCACCGATCGCAAGAGCGCAAGCTCAACAGAGGAGCCAAGTTCACGCTGATCGAAGAGCTTGAAGAGCTCCCAGTTCTGGTTCTTGGTGATCGCGTCGGTGGTTGCCGGGTCATTGATCTGACCCAGCATGTATGACTCGGAGCGAAGGCGAACAGCTATTGAGAGAACGATCTTGTTGGCGAAATTCACACCTTCGTCCGCCTCGAGGCATGCATCTGCCTCGCGGTAGATCATGTCGACCACTGACTCGCTCGGGTCAGCCCAGGATTGAGCGGGTAGTCCTGCTAGAGCGTTTCTGAATATGGTGTCTAGCTCATCTTGCGTGATGGACGCAGTGTCGCCCTTTCGGTGGAGCAGAGAAGTTAGCTTCAGGTAATCGCCATCATCGGTGCCTCGGCTGTACTCGATGAGGTTCCGAACGAAGGGTATGCAGGCGATCCGCTTCATCCCATCGCTGAAGATCTCCTTCTTGAAGTCGAGTGTGAAGGGGTTCTTGATGGTATTGCCCTTCATCTCGCTGAGCTTTACTCTTTCGGGGCTCTTTTCAGCCATGAAGCAGTGTCCCCAACCCACGACGCCTCGGCCGTAGATCGTCCGCAGGAAGTCGAAGTTGTGAGTCAGGATCAGAAGTCGAAAGTTCTCCTCCTGCTCCATTTCCTGCAGGTAGTAGATGATGGCGTACTTGTTCTTGTAGTCGAAGGAGTCAGCGATGTCATCGATGACAAAAATCGCCAGCTCCCCGGTGCCGCGCCGGGCCTCCACTTCGAACAGGATGTTCAGGATGTAGAGAGCCTTCTTCTCTCCGGTACTCAGCACTCGGAGCAGGTGTTCCCGGTCAACGCGGGATGAGCCACCACCGTCCTTGAACTCGAAGTCGAGCGTCAGGAAGGGTTCCTGGGCGAGCATCACCTTCTCCCGATTCCGAGGAACGAGCGTGAACGGCACGGAGAACCTTGTGTTGAAAAGCTCGATCACTTCCTCCCAACGCGTTCGCTCGGCCGCTGCCTGCTTGAGGATCGCCTTGCGCCGTTCCTCGGAGGACTTGTGAGTAGCGACCGCCTCCAAGAAGAGTTGCTCCGACACCTTCAGATACGAGACCCAGAGCTTCTCTTTGAACAGCTCGATGTTCTGGAACTGGGCAAGAAGCTCAGGCCGGTCGGAAACGAGCTTGAAGAAGTCGCGAGTAGCCTGGTTAGCGTTCAGGGCCTTCTCCAGCGCCCCAAGTCGCTTCGTCAGCTCATCGTCGTCCGAGATCCGCTGCTTCTCATCCGCGATCAGGGCAGTCAGTTCTTTCTCGCTCGAAACCTCTCGGGGGCTCTCGTCGCCGGCGAGGAGTAGCGCGTGCTTGGCCGTGAAGAAACCCTGGTTAACCAGGCTCTTGCTCACCGTTTCAGCGTTGTAGTAAGTGAATGATGACCGACTGAAGAAGATCGAGCGATCCAGCAACTCGTTGAGCCGGGTGACATAGTCGCTGAGGGAACCTCGAAGTGCTGGGTCGGCCAATACCTTTTCTACGCTGGCGTTGAAAATCGTGTCATACGGGAGATCGGCGAACGGAGCATCCTCCAGCTGCTCGACCTCGTAGCTGACCCGCGCCAGGGCACCGAAGAAGTTGCCATCTTCCTTCGTGAAGATCTGTGACACGAGCGTTGCGACATCTTGCTTCGTCCGAGCCGTCTTCTTCAGCTCCTTAGTCAGCTCGACCTCAAGCTTCATCAGCTCTTTGTTGATGACCTCGAACTCAGTGCGAAGCGGCGCGTTGACGAGGAGTGTCGAAGCGAACTCGTCCGGAGCGTACTGCTCGTCGTACGCCAGGAAAACGGCCACGCTTGAGGGGTCCGGCTGTGCCCCGTTCCCATCGACGATCTTGCGGATCGTCTCACGATCGGTGAAGACATGATCGGCCGAATCTTCCCCTCGCGAGAAGTCCAGGAAGGTACGGGCGAAGCTCGACTTCAT encodes the following:
- a CDS encoding VOC family protein, whose product is MTTYFDAFDIGPVPAPGPGAVAPEPFRGIYGMPAFMTLPTANLAESVDFWERGLGFINLFTIPDRLTHLRRWAFQDALLIPGEIPARPPAISLSFACMRDQSEQIARNCERVRPGSVSGPRHTPWNSVELEIITPENARIIMTAAKELDPAGPEARSLGEMGIAVPGA
- a CDS encoding MFS transporter → MTSSARIPRPWLMLAVGVFAQASATVVVTAPAFFIPFLHTRRGFSLIEAGTLAAAPNLGLVLTLVLWGWIVDRRGERWVLTLGMAATALITGAAVLVAGTPTPSFAALFLLFLLAGAATASANSASGRVVVGWFPRERRGLAMGIRQTCQPLGVAAAALAVPALIAGGSLAPALVLCAALVALSALLCWAVIVDPPRPPRPAPQGAPAANPYRSSGVLWRIHAASALLVVPQFTLTTFGLVWLMADQGWGALAAGVLVAVAQFLGALGRIGVGVLSDRVGSRLRPLRWVAVAGILALIVMAAAGAAHWPWAVALSYVLASCIAVADNGLAFTSVAELAGPHWSGRALGAQNTGQFLAAAFVGPVIGALIAAVGYQWAFFLIALAPAAALPVVPRPAVEREPADSPA
- a CDS encoding GntR family transcriptional regulator encodes the protein MLPSTSDRVLQTLRTRILTLDLPPGEPLSERALEATLGASRTPIRAALFRLEAEGLVRRGSRAWSVAPLSEDEVHHLSGFREAVECAAVRLVAERVAAGEDLGAELDALEAELGEDIPAPAAIVRRGDRFHLSLAALGGNPFLLDALETALTRLSRVRWVEAQTATPTQSAREHREIMAAVRRGDAAAAAGLVADHSRGVRERVLAGLGGERSRGLRVERG
- a CDS encoding MFS transporter; this encodes MTPHPEAPARRFHPAWTVAAVAFIALLAAASFRAAPSALMLPLEDEFGWSRGEISGAVTINLLLYGLMAPFAAALMARFGVRRVTVAALLLIALGAGGSIFATEPWMLMLTWGLLIGVGTGSMALVFGATIANAWFISHRGLVMGILSAGGAAGQLVFLPLVAAIATDAGWRLATLVVTLAALAVIPLVIGFLRSSPADLGLAPLGAPAGWTPPERPRGNPAANALRTLARAARTRTFWALAAGFAICGATTNGLVGTHFIPSAHDHGMPQTTAAGLLAIVGIFDIIGTIASGWLTDRVNPRILLGAYYAGRGVGLAILPFLLSESVHPPMIVFIVIYGLDWVATVPPTVALCREVFGEDGPVVFGWVFAAHQIGAAAAATIAGIVRDVSGEYTLAWFGAAALCIVAAVVSLAIRRTRPPVVSA
- a CDS encoding winged helix-turn-helix transcriptional regulator, translated to MALRSDLSAKACSIARGADVLADPWILLLLRELFRGTHRFDALVTATGCSDSVTAKRLTTLREAGLVIRVPYREGGRERHEYRLTAAGADTLPILHALSRWGARHTPDHGTLDISCARCETRPPSADWCPTCALPLTANVTIWRAPTSPEVPERLSGS
- a CDS encoding LLM class flavin-dependent oxidoreductase produces the protein MKRIGFLSFGHYQAIPGSRTRTASDVLLQSIELAEAAEEIGIDGAYFRVHHFAQQLASPFPLLAAIGARTSRIEIGTGVIDMRYENALYMAEEAAAADLISGGRLQLGVSRGSPEPALNGARSFGYVPAEGSTDADLARTKTELFRAAISGAGVTEPNPQMTGNYEPLAIQPQSPGLADRIWWGAGSRATGRWAAEQGMNLMSSTLLTEDTGVPFDELQAEQIALYRAAWAEAGWERTPRVSISRSVIPITTDEDRAYFGGRGGESHDQVGYIDGGIARFGKSYTGEPDVLAAELAADAAVQAADTVLLTVPNQLGVAYCAHILESIAKHVAPSLGWKPNTEGPVEGDAI
- a CDS encoding AAA family ATPase; translated protein: MQTLHIELRNCHGIREFDAVLPFDRKRAVAIYAPNGTMKSSFARTFLDFSRGEDSADHVFTDRETIRKIVDGNGAQPDPSSVAVFLAYDEQYAPDEFASTLLVNAPLRTEFEVINKELMKLEVELTKELKKTARTKQDVATLVSQIFTKEDGNFFGALARVSYEVEQLEDAPFADLPYDTIFNASVEKVLADPALRGSLSDYVTRLNELLDRSIFFSRSSFTYYNAETVSKSLVNQGFFTAKHALLLAGDESPREVSSEKELTALIADEKQRISDDDELTKRLGALEKALNANQATRDFFKLVSDRPELLAQFQNIELFKEKLWVSYLKVSEQLFLEAVATHKSSEERRKAILKQAAAERTRWEEVIELFNTRFSVPFTLVPRNREKVMLAQEPFLTLDFEFKDGGGSSRVDREHLLRVLSTGEKKALYILNILFEVEARRGTGELAIFVIDDIADSFDYKNKYAIIYYLQEMEQEENFRLLILTHNFDFLRTIYGRGVVGWGHCFMAEKSPERVKLSEMKGNTIKNPFTLDFKKEIFSDGMKRIACIPFVRNLIEYSRGTDDGDYLKLTSLLHRKGDTASITQDELDTIFRNALAGLPAQSWADPSESVVDMIYREADACLEADEGVNFANKIVLSIAVRLRSESYMLGQINDPATTDAITKNQNWELFKLFDQRELGSSVELALLRSVLLMTPENLHINSFMYEPIIDMSDGSLRDLYLMITGLDEAAA